In Engraulis encrasicolus isolate BLACKSEA-1 chromosome 24, IST_EnEncr_1.0, whole genome shotgun sequence, a single genomic region encodes these proteins:
- the LOC134441796 gene encoding ATP-dependent DNA helicase RecQ-like, with amino-acid sequence MGLLHKPLVVIVSPLLALMDDQVQEAEKLGLTAAQLGKSDSEEIRSGRYQLVFGSPESWLNKEWRCLLASKVYQDNLLGLVVDEVHLTYKWGKAARGEKAFRESFARLAELRSIVKPGE; translated from the exons ATGGGTCTGCTGCACAAACCACTGGTGGTTATCGTGTCACCCCTTTTAGCACTTATGGACGACCAGGTACAAGAGGCCGAAAAACTGGGTCTTACAGCTGCGCAACTTGGCAAAAGCGACTCGGAGGAGATCCGAAGCGGGCGGTACCAGTTGGTGTTCGGGAGTCCGGAGTCCTGGCTTAACAAGGAATGGCGATGCTTGCTAGCCAGCAAAGTCTACCAAGACAACCTGTTGGGCCTTGTCGTGGATGAAGTTCATCTCACATACAAATG GGGAAAGGCTGCTAGAGGAGAGAAGGCCTTCAGAGAGAGTTTTGCCAGACTGGCCGAGCTACGGTCCATTGTAAAACCAGGTGAGTAG